The Vicia villosa cultivar HV-30 ecotype Madison, WI linkage group LG1, Vvil1.0, whole genome shotgun sequence genome includes a region encoding these proteins:
- the LOC131623785 gene encoding sphingolipid delta(4)-desaturase DES1-like has product MGIGGGEDRDGEGVMMAEDFFWSYTDEPHASRRRQILSKYPQIKELFGPDYSALFKISIVVLLQLGTAIVLKDAGWLKILLVAYFFGSFLNHNLFLAIHELSHNLAFSSPVYNRWLGIFANLPIGVPMSVTFQKYHLEHHRFQGVDGIDMDVPSLAEARVVTNVLAKTIWVFLQLFFYAFRPLFLKPKPPGLWEFMNFSIQIALDVSMVYFWGWRSLAYLILATFVGGGMHPMAGHFISEHYVFKSDQETYSYYGPLNLLTWHVGYHNEHHDFPRIPGHKLHKVKEIAPEYYDGLSSYKSWSQVIYMYIMDSTVGPYSRMKRKPSKNE; this is encoded by the exons ATGGGTATTGGCGGAGGAGAAGATCGTGATGGTGAAGGCGTTATGATGGCCGAAGATTTCTTCTGGTCATATACCGATGAACCTCATGCTTCTCGCCGTCGTCAAATTCTATCTAAATACCCGCAAATTAAGGAACTCTTTGGTCCTGATTACTCCGCATTATTCAAG ATTAGTATTGTTGTTTTACTTCAGCTTGGTACTGCTATTGTACTTAAGGATGCAGGATGGCTGAAGATACTTCTAGTAGCTTAtttttttggttcatttctcAACCACAATCTGTTCTTGGCAATCCATGAGCTCAGCCATAATCTAGCTTTCTCGTCTCCGGTATACAACCGTTGGCTCGGGATTTTCGCTAACCTCCCGATCGGCGTGCCCATGTCAGTAACCTTTCAAAAATATCACTTGGAGCACCATCGCTTCCAAGGCGTGGACGGCATTGACATGGACGTCCCCAGTCTTGCAGAAGCGCGTGTTGTAACGAATGTCCTTGCGAAAACTATCTGGGTGTTTTTACAGCTATTCTTCTACGCGTTTCggccgttgtttcttaaaccgaaGCCTCCTGGTTTATGGGAGTTTATGAACTTCTCTATCCAGATTGCGCTTGACGTGTCGATGGTTTATTTCTGGGGATGGAGATCGTTGGCTTATCTCATACTTGCTACATTCGTTGGTGGAGGGATGCATCCGATGGCGGGTCACTTCATTTCAGAGCATTATGTATTCAAATCGGACCAAGAGACGTATTCGTACTATGGACCATTGAATCTTCTCACATGGCATGTAGGTTACCATAACGAACACCATGATTTTCCGAGAATTCCAGGACACAAACTTCACAAAGTGAAGGAGATTGCTCCGGAGTATTACGATGGTTTGTCGTCGTATAAATCTTGGAGTCAGGTTATTTACATGTATATTATGGACAGTACAGTTGGACCTTATAGTAGAATGAAGAGAAAGCCAAGCAAAAATGAATGA